In Desulfallas thermosapovorans DSM 6562, the genomic window CCTTATACTGTCGTTCACCTGGGTTATTACTTTTTTTTTCGCCCAGCTTTTTCCCCAGGGAATAACATCCCAAACTATCCTCATTATTGTAATGGCTATTGAGGCGATAGCCCTGGCCAAAATAAAAAACTACCGGCATAAAGCATTGAACACTCACCGGGACATCTGGTACAGTGCCCGCAAATGCCGGCAAAACATTAAAAATATTAACAATCGGGAAGAATTCATCTTATTAGTAAAGGACCTGCTCGAAGGCATTGCCTCCTTTGAAAAACTACAACCGCTGAGCCACTGTGCCGATTCTTCCATCGATATGACAGGTTATATGCGCAACTATAAAACTGCTGTCATGTGCATAAACTCCTCGGGAGAAAACGACAAAGTATCCGCCGATAAAATCAAAGCTTTTCTGCAGGAAGTCAGGCTGGCTCATTTTCAAAAGGGCATTGTGGTAACCACCGGTTCATACACCGACGAAGCCAGACGATTAGTGCGGCGAATGCATGGACGGGTCAAAATCCATCTCATCGACGGTTATAAATTGCTACATATGGCCAAACGTACTAATCATCCAATTTTTCCGGCGGAAAAATGGCAGGAGGAAAAGGACACTCGCATAACAGGAATAGAAATGGCACTGTCAATCAAAGAGAATATGATAAACTCCAAAAAGAAGTCGTTATTATTCGTTCTGCTCGGGCTTATGTTTTTAGTTATTGCAACTGTACAAACCGGATTTATCAGCACCAATTACGTAATCTTCGGAGTGATTAATTTATTCACCGGCCTGACCGGTTTTATATTGTCGCTACTGCACAAAGATGAGTTAATCATTAACTAGACATCCATGCTGCGGGC contains:
- a CDS encoding restriction endonuclease — protein: MFSNNLRHYMQNPPRDERTRLARAVDFILILSFTWVITFFFAQLFPQGITSQTILIIVMAIEAIALAKIKNYRHKALNTHRDIWYSARKCRQNIKNINNREEFILLVKDLLEGIASFEKLQPLSHCADSSIDMTGYMRNYKTAVMCINSSGENDKVSADKIKAFLQEVRLAHFQKGIVVTTGSYTDEARRLVRRMHGRVKIHLIDGYKLLHMAKRTNHPIFPAEKWQEEKDTRITGIEMALSIKENMINSKKKSLLFVLLGLMFLVIATVQTGFISTNYVIFGVINLFTGLTGFILSLLHKDELIIN